A stretch of Linepithema humile isolate Giens D197 chromosome 3, Lhum_UNIL_v1.0, whole genome shotgun sequence DNA encodes these proteins:
- the LOC136998576 gene encoding uncharacterized protein — translation MPIIILKEMLECNTITAIYFSNVWNHCTHINFLSDLSMTSIIGYVGMKFEQINEHLKNMANSNKCGMTQAWDNTVIHTPQRQFAHIPSNKWMIWIIIQLHLELCKISRDLDSIYGIEMTFKMGCYFILMALYLNDFFHMILIPDYADFTVMNTIISIFWCSHHALKLIVINLVCEKVSGQASSTKNVLNKILYHSMNDMETYENILQLLLHIKQSPLRFCGIGLFQFGYNFLYGVRL, via the exons aTGCCAATCATAATTCTGAAAGAAATGCTTGAATGTAACACTATAACAGCTATCTATTTTTCTAATGTATGGAACCACTGCACTCATATTAACTTCCTAAGCGATCTGTCAATGACGAGTATTATTGG atATGTAGGCATGAAGTTTGAGCAAATCAATGaacatcttaaaaatatgGCAAACAGTAATAAATGTGGAATGACACAAGCTTGGGATAATACCGTGATACATACGCCTCAACGACAATTTGCGCACATTCCAAGTAATAAATGGATGATATGGATTATAAT ACAACTTCATTTggaattatgtaaaatatctcGCGACCTAGACTCCATATACGGAATAGAGATGACTTTTAAAATGGGATGTTACTTTATTCTCATGGCACTGTATTtgaatgatttttttcatatgATACTCATCCCTGATTATGCTGATTTCACAGTAATGAACACAATTATTAGCATATTCTGGTGTTCTCACCATGCTTTGAAACTCATCGTCATAAATTTAGTATGCGAAAAAGTCAGCGGCCAG gcaagttcaacaaaaaatgttctaaataaaatattgtatcattCTATGAATGATATGGAAACATATGAAAAT aTCTTACAACTATTGCTACATATAAAACAGTCGCCTCTCAGATTTTGTGGGATTGGGCTTTTCCAATTTGGctacaattttctttatggGGTACGATTGTAA